The Hyperolius riggenbachi isolate aHypRig1 chromosome 3, aHypRig1.pri, whole genome shotgun sequence genome window below encodes:
- the LOC137560748 gene encoding uncharacterized protein, which produces MAAAAEHRIELGELVDQIHAHPAIWDCSSADYSNNVRKARAWDAVCTHFFEEYAQFRASTRDNILKMVKKKWKSIRDRYSKDLRESRQSRSGQAPSTYKYHPLFAELSFLRSTMESRRTTTNVQRSEAQEEHEEEEGLSVPSANTSVRSSTETQDTEEDSLEDTGNNTQSTVATSCSGQRPRSPVVSTSRRNRSRNIRQPEANADVLAMIKTVESNVAQLIQPADSLGTFFRALEKEAREVPRDKWDELKQRLFNLVMNMKTSSVPPRESWATNVLQEPVPPYYATGGYSHMVPPQQSWYPYSQMPQTCNTQGQGMRQASSSSVTVASLERSTAEAVSASLQLQSRSSTPLIDDI; this is translated from the exons atggcggcagcagcagagcacagGATTGAGCTTGGGGAACTCGTGGATCAAATCCATGCCCATCCAGCGATTTGGGACTGCAGCAGCGCGGACTATAGTAATAATGTCCGCAAAGCTCGAGCATGGGACGCTGTCTGCACTCATTTTTTTGAAGAGTACGCTCAGTTCAGGGCATCCACTAGAGACAACATTT taaaaatggtgaaaaaaaaatggaaatcaatCCGTGATCGCTATTCAAAGGATCTACGAGAGAGCAGACAAAGCAGAAGTGGACAGGCTCCGAGTACTTATAAGTACCATCCACTGTTCGCTGAATTGAGTTTCCTGAGGAGCACCATGGAGAGCAGAAG AACCACTACAAATGTCCAACGcagtgaggcacaggaggaacatGAGGAGGAAGAAGGCTTAAGTGTTCCAtctgccaacacttctgtgagatCCTCCACTGAGACCCAGGATACTGAGGAGGACTCCCTGGAAGACACCGGAAATAATACACAGAGCACAGTGGCCACATCATGCAGTGGTCAAAGGCCAAGATCACCGGTAGTATCCACCTCCAGAAGAAACAGGTCCAGAAATATCAGACAACCAGAGGCAAATGCGGATGTGTTGGCTATGATCAAGACTGTTGAAAGTAATGTTGCGCAACTGATTCAACCGGCGGACAGTCTCGGCACTTTTTTTAGGGCATTAGAAAAGGAAGCACGGGAGGTTCCCAGAGATAAATGGGACGAGCTGAAGCAACGACTGTTTAATTTAGTCATGAACATGAAGACTTCTAGTGTCCCTCCTAGGGAGAGTTGGGCTACAAACGTATTGCAGGAACCGGTGCCACCATATTATGCAACAGGGGGTTACAGCCACATGGTACCTCCACAACAAAGCTGGTACCCCTACTCCCAAATGCCACAAACTTGCAACACGCAGGGTCAAGGAATGAGACAGGCCAGTTCCTCATCTGTCACCGTCGCAAGCTTAGAGCGCAGCACAGCAGAGGCTGTATCTGCCTCGTTACAACTACAATCAAGAAGTTCAACACCTCTCATAGATGATATATGA